A single Methanocaldococcus bathoardescens DNA region contains:
- a CDS encoding pyridoxal phosphate-dependent aminotransferase — protein sequence MLSKRLLNFESFEVMDILALAQNLENEGKKVIHLEIGEPDFNTPKPIVDEGIKALKEGNTHYTDSRGILELREKIGELYKDKYKADVNPDNIIITGGSSLGLFFALSSIIDEGDEVLIQNPSYPCYKNFIRFLGAEPVFCDFTVESLEKALSDKTKAIIINSPSNPLGEVIDKEVYEFAYENIPYIISDEIYNGLVYEGKCYSAIEFDENLEKTILVNGFSKLYAMTGWRIGYVISNENIIDAILKLQQNLFISAPTISQYAALKAFEKETEKEINNMIKEFDRRRKLVLKYVKDFGWEVNNPIGAYYVFPNIGKDGREFAYKLLKEKYVALTPGIGFGSKGKNHIRISYANSYENIKEGLERIKEFLDENNDN from the coding sequence ATGTTATCAAAAAGACTTTTAAATTTTGAATCATTTGAAGTTATGGATATTTTGGCATTAGCCCAAAATTTAGAAAATGAAGGAAAAAAAGTTATACACTTAGAGATAGGAGAGCCGGATTTTAACACACCAAAGCCAATTGTTGATGAAGGAATTAAAGCTTTAAAGGAGGGGAATACACATTATACAGACAGTAGAGGGATTTTAGAGTTAAGAGAGAAGATTGGTGAATTATATAAGGATAAATACAAAGCAGATGTAAATCCAGATAATATAATCATTACTGGAGGTAGTTCTTTAGGTTTATTTTTTGCTTTATCTTCAATAATTGATGAAGGGGATGAGGTTTTAATTCAAAACCCTTCATATCCATGCTATAAAAATTTTATTAGGTTTTTGGGAGCTGAGCCAGTGTTTTGTGATTTCACAGTTGAGAGTTTAGAGAAAGCTTTATCTGATAAAACTAAAGCTATAATTATTAACTCTCCTTCGAATCCATTGGGAGAAGTTATAGACAAAGAGGTTTATGAGTTTGCCTATGAAAACATCCCCTATATAATCTCTGATGAAATCTACAACGGCTTAGTTTATGAAGGAAAATGCTATTCAGCAATTGAATTTGATGAAAATTTGGAAAAGACCATTTTAGTTAATGGATTTTCTAAGTTGTATGCGATGACTGGATGGAGAATTGGGTATGTTATATCCAATGAGAATATAATAGATGCTATATTAAAATTACAGCAAAATTTATTTATCTCTGCCCCAACTATATCTCAATATGCAGCGTTAAAAGCATTTGAAAAAGAAACTGAAAAAGAAATAAATAATATGATAAAAGAATTTGATAGAAGGAGGAAATTAGTTTTAAAATACGTCAAAGATTTTGGATGGGAAGTTAATAACCCAATTGGAGCTTATTATGTATTTCCAAACATTGGAAAAGATGGGAGAGAGTTTGCTTACAAATTATTGAAAGAAAAATATGTTGCTCTAACCCCTGGAATTGGTTTTGGAAGTAAAGGAAAGAATCATATAAGGATTAGCTACGCTAATTCTTACGAAAACATTAAAGAGGGTTTAGAGAGAATTAAAGAATTTTTAGACGAAAATAATGATAACTAA